Proteins found in one Brevibacillus brevis genomic segment:
- a CDS encoding pyridoxamine 5'-phosphate oxidase family protein: MAETVSQSLSEDLFKLLQKERFVTLGTVDHESGAPSLSSLSWTYAVSADTIRFAVDNRSRILANIAKEPQVVLHLIGAGSSFAINGRAVVKTDRLEGVPLKLAMAEIKIEAVRDIMFYGSRISVEPQYEKTYDKNAAAKLDNQVMTALKDAN; the protein is encoded by the coding sequence ATGGCTGAAACTGTTTCCCAATCTCTTTCCGAAGATTTATTCAAGCTCTTGCAAAAGGAGCGCTTTGTTACTTTGGGCACAGTAGACCATGAGTCAGGGGCACCATCGCTCAGCTCCTTGTCCTGGACGTATGCTGTCAGCGCCGATACGATTCGTTTTGCCGTGGATAATCGCTCCCGTATTTTGGCTAATATTGCGAAGGAACCGCAGGTTGTCCTGCATTTGATCGGTGCCGGCTCGTCTTTTGCCATTAATGGTCGTGCTGTCGTTAAAACAGACCGCTTGGAAGGAGTTCCGCTCAAGCTGGCCATGGCAGAGATCAAAATTGAGGCTGTTCGTGATATTATGTTTTACGGTTCCCGTATTTCCGTAGAACCACAATATGAAAAAACGTATGACAAAAACGCAGCAGCGAAGCTGGACAATCAAGTTATGACCGCCTTGAAAGATGCAAATTAA
- a CDS encoding DUF5665 domain-containing protein — protein sequence MQQIDQVLEELQEVRKVNERMHKIAMFLEDIRLADVIQNYTAPRKLLWINFLAGLARGLGLTIGTAIVLAFLGSLLTQFLSIPILGDYIRQLVEYVETYKQRP from the coding sequence ATGCAGCAAATTGATCAAGTTCTTGAAGAGCTTCAGGAAGTTCGGAAGGTAAATGAGCGGATGCACAAAATTGCGATGTTCCTGGAAGATATCCGACTAGCAGATGTAATCCAAAATTACACAGCCCCGCGCAAGCTGCTCTGGATCAATTTCCTCGCAGGTCTTGCCCGGGGTCTGGGATTGACGATTGGTACTGCTATCGTTTTGGCTTTCCTCGGCTCCCTCTTGACGCAATTTCTTTCGATCCCCATTCTGGGTGATTACATCAGACAATTGGTGGAGTACGTCGAGACTTACAAGCAGCGGCCTTAA